The DNA sequence ATTTAAAGCAAAAAGAGTTGAGCTGTTCTCCTCATTTTTTAACGTAGATAAACCGATAGATGAAGTTGCGAAAACTGTAAAATATTACGATGATCTTTGCAATACCATTAATGAAGTCACGGGAGGAAATATAGACACTTTTGAAATTTATCTGATGATTCTTGGTTCTCTGGGCATGGATATAAAGCAATTGAATAAGGAAAAACTCAATGAGTTTTACGGAAAAAGTGAAGATTTATTTCTGGAATACAGGCCGGTTGTGATTTTTGAGAATATCCATGATTTTTTTGAAGATATTAAAAATCAGGGAAAGACCATTAATATTCTGAGCAATACAGGATTTATCAAAGGAACAACCATGAGAAAATTTCTGATCCACGAAAACCTGGATCAGTATATAGATTTCCACATTTATTCTGATGAAATCAACTGTTCCAAACC is a window from the Chryseobacterium indologenes genome containing:
- a CDS encoding HAD family hydrolase — translated: MKTDIDIHNHCHFSFDLWLTLIKSHPEFKAKRVELFSSFFNVDKPIDEVAKTVKYYDDLCNTINEVTGGNIDTFEIYLMILGSLGMDIKQLNKEKLNEFYGKSEDLFLEYRPVVIFENIHDFFEDIKNQGKTINILSNTGFIKGTTMRKFLIHENLDQYIDFHIYSDEINCSKPNPLIFQEVKNKIKDQDLPMHQILHIGDNPFADYEGAKNFGFSAHLLKH